A portion of the Bactrocera neohumeralis isolate Rockhampton chromosome 2, APGP_CSIRO_Bneo_wtdbg2-racon-allhic-juicebox.fasta_v2, whole genome shotgun sequence genome contains these proteins:
- the LOC126761639 gene encoding uncharacterized protein LOC126761639: MAPQSSTKSICSRQSSPTFTVRSLSSTRSISPLSDEGTLARRLHRFKATLSPIREERGNTNRTARRTISRSSNREERGSTHRTARRTISRSSKRTHKHVACGLCKKDHRLVTCSKFTIMNIREKFDAVIKHKYCVNCLARSHSTQKCTSKKRCATCNGEHHSTLHGHPRLFCEEQKKTAKGKKRLHGQEDLPTLLAKPTLVPTVMVKVKHDGKWHKMRAIINPTRKVTMIASELVQSLRLPKTYLDSYRICKVVIGSLTDSDWHAEVNCLLTHDLPTRPYNRDLSGEIIKKFDHLVLADPTFWKDDKIMLELGADIYPRLMKPGLFNPDNSTVIAQNTALGWTLTGACAI; encoded by the coding sequence ATGGCCCCTCAAAGCAGTACGAAGTCCATTTGCAGCCGCCAAAGCAGCCCCACATTCACTGTGCGATCCCTCAGCTCGACTCGTAGCATCAGCCCACTCTCCGACGAAGGAACCCTGGCAAGACGCCTGCATCGCTTTAAAGCGACCCTTTCCCCCATTCGAGAGGAGCGTGGAAATACGAATCGCACGGCCCGACGTACCATCAGCCGTTCCTCTAATAGAGAAGAACGAGGAAGTACCCATCGCACAGCCCGGCGTACTATCAGCCGTTCATCAAAGCGAACGCACAAACACGTCGCCTGTGGATTGTGTAAAAAAGACCATCGACTGGTAACGTGTTCAAAATTCACCATAATGAACATTCGCGAAAAGTTTGACGCAGTCATTAAACATAAGTATTGCGTCAATTGCTTGGCCAGATCGCATTCCACCCAAAAGTGCACAAGTAAAAAACGATGTGCCACGTGTAACGGGGAACACCATTCAACCCTACATGGACACCCCAGGTTGTTTTGCGAAGAGCAAAAGAAAACAGCAAAAGGCAAAAAGCGATTACACGGACAAGAGGATCTACCCACGTTACTGGCCAAGCCGACCCTCGTCCCAACCGTCATGGTCAAAGTGAAACACGATGGCAAATGGCACAAAATGCGAGCCATAATAAACCCGACCCGAAAAGTGACCATGATTGCGTCAGAACTGGTCCAGAGTCTGAGGTTACCGAAAACGTACCTCGACTCGTATCGTATATGTAAAGTCGTAATCGGATCATTAACTGATTCCGACTGGCACGCCGAAGTTAACTGCCTATTGACGCATGATTTACCGACCCGACCCTATAATCGTGACTTAAGTGGCGAAATCATTAAAAAGTTCGACCACTTAGTCCTAGCCGACCCTACATTTTGGAAAGACGACAAAATCATGTTGGAACTGGGAGCTGACATCTACCCAAGATTGATGAAACCCGGCTTATTCAACCCCGATAACAGCACCGTGATCGCACAAAACACCGCACTCGGTTGGACTTTAACCGGTGCTTGTGCGATTTAA